The following coding sequences are from one Triticum dicoccoides isolate Atlit2015 ecotype Zavitan chromosome 4A, WEW_v2.0, whole genome shotgun sequence window:
- the LOC119289991 gene encoding probable LRR receptor-like serine/threonine-protein kinase At3g47570 has product MKTWQLFMVHLLTHTLLFLTSSSSQPTNNESSNYGVDLSVLLKFESLITSDPTRALYSWSWDPVINGTGTAPLPGYCGWTGVACSNRRHPGHVTAIRLQGLGLAGTISPQLGNLTHLRILSLSDNKLKGEIPGSLSGCTTLHTFELRGNNLSGSMTASLGLLSKLKFLNVSDNNLIGDIPMSFSNLTALTRLSMRKNQFHGHIPSWLGNLTSLTHVGLAQNGFSGHISPALGKMANLFTFDIMDNKLEGPFPPSMFNISSILYFSIGFNQFSGSLPLDIGLKLPKLMFLLTYANQFTGPIPGSLSNASTLEVLVLGGNQHNGLIPRDIGIHGHIQGFSLGHNFVQATEPRDWDFLASLTNCSNLEVLNLEQNNLEGVVPVSIANLSTELNSIALGRNKITGSIPVGLGKFKKLTRFSLADSLFTGTLPLDIGQFPSLQYLDLSHNRFCGQIPQSLGNITQLSNLSLSNNFLDGNIPASLGTLTKLISLDLSANSLRGEIPQEILMIPSLTVLLNLSNNALSGSIPTQIGNLNSLSAIDLSMNKLSGEIPDTLSSCVQLNFLNLQGNLLHGQVPKGFSSLRGLEKLDLSDNNLAGPIPEYLQSFELLIYLNLSFNNLSGPVPNAGIFDNATVLLLPGNSMLCGGLPSLQLPSCPYIGSNKAAQHRRRLILFCMVGTLIFFMCSLTGCYLMKTRIKPNNVLDQRVGFHQEMHERISYAEIDAATESFSPTNLIGSGSFGNVYIGTLNLDESLCTVAIKVLNLGKRGANRSFLRECEALRKIRHRKLVKVITVCSSLDRNGDEFKALVLEFICNGNLDEWLHPTSMTNSRNFRRLSLMERLSIALDVAEALEYLHHQIEPSIVHCDIKPCNILLDDDFVAHVTDFGLAKIMHTDECMHSGGGTESSSLVIKGTIGYVAPEYGSGSEPSTDGDVYSYGVLLLEIFTGRRPTDNFMDDVTSLVDYVRMTYPDKLLDILDDSAIYRGDTQRIIDIFLCPMFKLGLACCEDSPRHRMQMNNVVKELNTIKKACAAHMAVREFRATA; this is encoded by the exons ATGAAGACATGGCAGCTTTTCATGGTCCATCTTCTCACTCATACCCTCCTTTTTCTCACATCCAGCTCCTCTCAACCCACCAACAACGAAAGTAGCAACTACGGCGTTGATCTCTCTGTGCTCCTAAAATTCGAATCCCTCATAACCAGTGACCCTACACGGGCACTGTACTCTTGGTCTTGGGACCCTGTCATCAACGGCACGGGCACGGCACCGCTGCCTGGTTACTGCGGGTGGACGGGCGTCGCCTGCAGCAACCGCCGGCACCCAGGCCATGTCACTGCCATACGTCTGCAAGGCTTGGGCCTTGCCGGCACCATCTCCCCCCAGCTCGGTAACCTAACCCACCTTCGCATCCTCAGTCTTTCAGACAACAAACTGAAAGGTGAGATCCCAGGCAGCCTCAGTGGTTGTACAACACTTCATACCTTCGAGTTGAGGGGGAACAACCTCTCTGGTTCCATGACTGCTTCTCTGGGTCTCCTATCAAAACTCAAATTTCTCAATGTTTCCGATAACAATCTGATTGGTGATATTCCCATGTCATTCTCCAACCTCACAGCCCTCACGCGGCTTAGTATGCGCAAAAACCAATTCCATGGCCATATCCCGAGTTGGCTCGGTAACTTGACATCACTGACACACGTAGGATTAGCCCAGAACGGTTTCAGTGGCCATATCTCTCCAGCTCTAGGTAAGATGGCAAATCTTTTTACGTTTGATATCATGGATAACAAACTGGAAGGCCCTTTTCCTCCATCCATGTTCAATATTTCCTCCATCTTATACTTCAGCATCGGCTTCAACCAGTTTTCAGGATCTTTGCCGCTTGATATTGGCCTTAAGCTTCCCAAGCTAATGTTTTTGCTCACATATGCGAACCAATTTACAGGACCAATACCAGGCTCCCTGTCAAATGCATCGACACTTGAAGTTTTGGTTCTTGGCGGAAATCAGCATAATGGTCTGATTCCACGGGATATTGGCATCCATGGCCATATCCAGGGATTTTCGTTAGGGCACAATTTCGTTCAAGCCACAGAGCCTAGGGATTGGGATTTCCTCGCATCCTTAACCAACTGTAGCAACCTGGAAGTACTAAACCTTGAACAAAACAACCTTGAAGGTGTTGTGCCAGTTTCTATTGCCAACCTATCTACAGAGCTTAATTCGATTGCACTTGGAAGAAACAAAATAACTGGGTCCATACCTGTAGGGTTAGGGAAGTTTAAAAAACTTACAAGGTTCAGCCTTGCAGATAGCCTTTTCACAGGCACCTTGCCTCTGGATATTGGCCAATTTCCTAGCCTCCAGTATCTCGACCTATCCCATAATAGATTCTGTGGGCAGATTCCACAATCTTTAGGCAATATCACACAATTGAGCAACCTCTCTCTATCTAATAACTTTCTAGATGGCAACATTCCAGCAAGCCTTGGCACTCTCACAAAACTTATATCTTTGGATCTTTCCGCtaactccttgaggggggaaatcCCACAGGAGATACTCATGATTCCCTCTCTTACGGTACTTCTCAACCTCTCCAACAATGCTCTAAGTGGCTCCATTCCAACACAGATAGGAAACTTGAACAGCCTTAGTGCAATCGACCTATCAATGAACAAGCTCTCAGGTGAAATCCCAGACACTCTCAGCAGTTGCGTCCAACTAAATTTTCTAAATTTACAAGGAAATCTTTTGCATGGACAAGTACCGAAAGGTTTTTCTTCCTTGAGAGGCCTCGAAAAGTTGGATCTTTCTGATAATAACTTAGCAGGACCCATTCCTGAGTACCTCCAGAGTTTTGAGCTCCTAATATATCTAAACCTCTCTTTCAACAACCTATCTGGTCCCGTGCCAAATGCGGGGATCTTTGACAATGCTACTGTATTGTTGCTCCCTGGCAATAGCATGCTATGTGGAGGTCTCCCATCCTTGCAACTCCCTTCATGCCCATATATAGGTTCTAACAAGGCTGCACAACATCGGCGTCGGCTCATACTCTTTTGCATGGTTGGAACTTTGATCTTCTTCATGTGCTCTCTAACTGGATGCTACTTAATGAAGacaagaatcaaaccgaacaatgtTCTTGATCAAAGAGTTGGATTTCACCAAGAGATGCATGAGAGGATATCCTATGCTGAGATAGATGCAGCAACAGAGTCATTCTCACCGACAAATTTGATTGGTTCTGGAAGTTTCGGCAATGTGTATATTGGAACTCTAAATCTCGATGAGAGTTTATGTACTGTAGCAATCAAGGTTCTCAATCTTGGCAAACGAGGAGCTAATAGAAGCTTCTTGAGAGAGTGTGAGGCCCTAAGGAAGATTCGACACCGGAAGCTTGTCAAAGTGATCACTGTGTGTAGCAGTTTGGACCGTAATGGTGATGAGTTCAAGGCACTTGTCTTAGAGTTTATCTGCAACGGAAATTTAGATGAATGGCTGCATCCAACCTCCATGACTAACAGCCGGAACTTTAGAAGGCTAAGTTTGATGGAAAGGCTATCCATTGCTCTTGATGTTGCAGAGGCATTAGAATATCTTCACCATCAAATTGAGCCATCCATAGTTCACTGTGATATCAAACCATGCAACATCCTTCTAGATGATGACTTTGTTGCACACGTCACCGACTTTGGACTAGCAAAGATAATGCATACCGATGAATGCATGCATAGTGGTGGTGGAACTGAAAGCAGCTCACTTGTAATTAA gggcACAATTGGATACGTCGCACCAG AGTATGGCTCGGGATCTGAACCCTCCACGGATGGTGATGTATATAGCTACGGGGTGTTGCTATTGGAAATATTTACTGGAAGGAGGCCAACTGACAATTTCATGGATGATGTGACAAGCCTGGTCGACTATGTCAGGATGACCTATCCTGATAAGCTACTGGATATATTGGATGACAGTGCAATCTACAGAGGAGACACGCAGCGTATCATAGATATATTCTTATGTCCTATGTTTAAGCTGGGCCTAGCTTGCTGTGAGGATTCCCCAAGGCACAGAATGCAGATGAACAACGTAGTCAAGGAATTGAACACCATAAAGAAAGCATGCGCGGCTCACATGGCTGTTCGTGAATTCAGAGCAACCGCCTGA